In Macadamia integrifolia cultivar HAES 741 chromosome 12, SCU_Mint_v3, whole genome shotgun sequence, the following are encoded in one genomic region:
- the LOC122094765 gene encoding disease resistance protein RUN1-like: MASPYDVFISFRGSDTPTNYSKYCLMELAEIWECHLSNGQTILPVFIDVEPLDVRHQTGSFKGPFQEHQRKYESPDVNSWKNALKEVGNLKGWHLKGDTTIEDQLNLVKQIVHSALRELNSIPFDECKYRVGIDSHIVKLLSLLNSGSNGVCFVTICGMDGLGKTTIAKAIYNCILRSFDGSSFLTNVREEASQGDKGLLSLQKRLLNDILKRYHEVSIVSQLVKMLLHGKKVFILDDVDDHVQLDVLVGGINWFGQGSRVIITTTDDQKNEPPEKFKELSHKIVQYAKGLPLTLEVLGSFLFGKEKEDCEDISEGLKDILDNMVSGMSIKRYDEKTFAKLMISYNKLSDHAKIIFPDTTCHFIGCEADKAITIWEACELRPRLAIKELILKHLLKIDDGKLMMHDQLQFMGMTIVSKDTNGGPAKHTRLWSHFAKSIGNLKQLVELSVSGTKINELPDGIDYKRLQPLLISMSSFAQLQELYLQSYMNLESLPKLPSTLTRLEVKKCISLQIISDLSHVEMLKELLVYDCESLVKVPDLSKLKRLVELNVEGCPKLTELLNLSNLKKLRKLEIFNCENLEKIHGLEGTESLEVLILSCCHELTELPDLSNLKKLSELEIDSCENIKEIHGIQGMESLIVLLLIDFPQLRELPDMSNLKRLTRIDIGDCKSRENSPLSRSRVFERVDSERLLQINRDEEDTWADFFRWSDAYNDNDEDEDDEEDDERDRNYNETCLDG; this comes from the exons GTTTATCAGTTTTAGAGGTTCAGATACTCCCACAAACT ATAGCAAATATTGTCTCATGGAACTTGCTGAGATATGGGAGTGTCATTTATCTAATGGTCAAACCATTCTGCCCGTATTCATTGATGTTGAGCCACTAGATGTTCGACATCAGACTGGAAGTTTTAAGGGACCATTTCAGGAACACCAAAGGAAGTATGAGTCTCCTGATGTAAACAGTTGGAAGAACGCTTTGAAAGAGGTGGGGAATCTAAAGGgatggcatctcaagggggacaCAACAATTGA GGATCAATTAAATTTAGTCAAGCAAATTGTTCACAGTGCTTTGAGAGAACTAAATAGCATCCCTTTTGATGAATGCAAATACCGTGTTGGAATAGATTCCCACATAGTTAAATTACTTTCTTTATTAAATAGTGGTTCTAATGGTGTATGCTTTGTGACAATATGTGGCATGGATGGTCTTGGAAAGACAACCATAGCAAAGGCCATCTATAATTGCATACTTAGAAGCTTTGATGGGAGCAGCTTTCTTACAAATGTAAGAGAAGAAGCATCACAAGGAGATAAGGGTTTACTTTCCTTGCAAAAACGACTTCTTAACGACATCTTGAAAAGGTACCACGAAGTAAGCATTGTTTCTCAATTGGTAAAAATGCTACTTCATGGAAAAAAAGTTTTTATTCTAGATGATGTGGATGATCATGTACAGCTTGATGTATTGGTTGGTGGAATCAATTGGTTTGGTCAAGGAAGTAGGGTCATCATAACAACTACAGATGACCAAA AAAATGAACCTCCAGAAAAGTTTAAGGAGCTTTCACATAAAATCGTACAATATGCTAAAGGATTACCCCTAACTTTAGAGGTGTtgggttcttttttatttggcaAAGAGAAAGAAGACTGTGAAGATATATCAGAAGGATTGAAAGATATCCTTGATAACATGGTCTCTGGAATGTCGATAAAAAGGTATGATGAAAAGACATTTGCAAAATTGATGATAAGCTACAATAAACTAAGTGATCATGCGAAAATCATATTTCCTGATACTACATGCCACTTTATTGGATGTGAAGCAGACAAAGCAATTACAATATGGGAAGCTTGTGAGTTGCGTCCAAGATTAGCCATAAAAGAACTCATTCTAAAGCACCTCTTAAAGATTGATGATGGGAAATTGATGATGCATGATCAACTTCAATTTATGGGAATGACAATTGTCTCAAAAGACACTAATGGGGGCCCTGCCAAGCATACTAGATTGTGGTCTCATT TTGCCAAGTCCATTGGTAATCTAAAACAACTGGTTGAGCTTTCTGTAAGTGGGACAAAGATTAATGAGTTGCCTGATGGT ATAGATTACAAGAGGCTTCAACCACTCCTAATCAGCATGAGTTCTTTTGCTCAACTTCAGGAGCTATATTTGCAAAGTTACATGAACCTTGAATCTCTCCCAAAGCTTCCCTCCACTTTAACTCGTCTAGAAGTGAAGAAGTGTATTTCGCTGCAGATAATTTCAGATCTATCACACGTGGAAATGTTGAAGGAATTATTGGTTTATGATTGTGAATCATTAGTAAAAGTACCAGATTTGTCAAAACTGAAGAGATTGGTAGAGTTGAATGTGGAAGGTTGCCCCAAATTAACAGAGTTGTTGAATTTGTCTAACctgaaaaaattgagaaaattagAGATTTTCAACTGTGAAAATCTAGAAAAAATTCATGGATTGGAAGGAACAGAGTCCTTGGAAGTGTTGATTTTGTCGTGTTGCCACGAATTAACAGAGTTACCGGATTTGTCAAACCTGAAAAAATTGAGTGAATTAGAAATTGATAGTTGTGAAAATATAAAGGAAATTCATGGCATCCAAGGAATGGAATCATTGATAGTGTTGTTATTGATAGATTTCCCCCAATTAAGAGAGTTACCTGACATGTCAAACCTGAAAAGATTGACAAGAATAGATATTGGAGACTGTAAATCTAGAGAAAATTCACCTCTTTCAAGGAGCAGAGTCTTTGAAAGAGTTGACAGTGAACGATTGCTACAAATTAACAGAGACGAGGAAGATACATGGGCAG ATTTCTTCAGATGGTCTGATGcttacaatgataatgatgaggatgaggatgatgaggaggatgatgagaGAGATAGGAACTACAATGAAACTTGTCTTGATGGTTGA